From a region of the Anaerolineae bacterium genome:
- a CDS encoding LysM peptidoglycan-binding domain-containing protein, which translates to MKCSFGRGRALSLLLAFLVGALLLPACSPSVAASIQGAPWLDPHRGAQGFEKHGCDLCHTVVEDDSTAAISLADLPERRFLAVGAPNTPENVIRFIQDPKSVHPSATMPKLNVPEAEALDIAVYLYNLSRAEIAPAAPTVTISPQSGPPGTQVSVQATGLPPETATRVGVARAGGSFEASVMALTDARGMAIASVAVPVGALAGEKWVVQVRSMADEAVEVQSAVFRVTSDLPARPVVRLSPGFGPPGTEVRVEGKGLPPDATVEVGFGNLDSPPTIVRSVRSDAEGGFSLTLQVPQSARPGQAWVAIVTATGDVEAASPDFLVTQPAGDTTIYVVQAGDTLGSIARRFGITVANILEANPEIGDPDRISVGQALRLPRAEAAGDELLLPDLQPLPAGELTVASDPQSGTRQIRYSTTIVNIGHGPLALLGQYNPAVGQTQVSQIIETADGAAVSRTAGYFVHHPEHGHWHYEDFNVVELWSYRADGSLQDLVTTTGKTTFCISDMTRMASPPPGASAEPQFTECGQSLQGISVGWEDTYGPELPGQHLDITGVPDGRYAIRIVVNPDGLISETNTANNVSVRHIEIQGDSIRPIPAP; encoded by the coding sequence GGCCTCGATCCAGGGGGCTCCGTGGCTCGATCCTCATCGAGGGGCGCAAGGGTTCGAGAAGCACGGCTGTGATCTCTGTCATACCGTCGTCGAGGATGACTCCACTGCCGCCATCTCGCTTGCCGACCTGCCCGAACGGCGGTTTCTCGCCGTCGGCGCGCCCAACACCCCGGAGAACGTGATCCGCTTCATCCAGGATCCCAAGAGCGTCCATCCCTCGGCCACCATGCCTAAGCTCAACGTTCCCGAGGCAGAGGCCTTGGACATCGCCGTCTACCTGTACAACCTGTCTCGCGCGGAGATCGCCCCGGCCGCGCCCACCGTCACCATCTCTCCCCAGAGCGGCCCCCCGGGCACGCAGGTATCGGTCCAGGCCACTGGCCTTCCACCCGAGACGGCCACCAGAGTGGGCGTGGCCAGGGCTGGCGGCAGCTTTGAGGCCAGCGTCATGGCGCTGACGGACGCCCGAGGTATGGCCATCGCCTCGGTAGCCGTTCCGGTGGGCGCCTTGGCAGGCGAGAAGTGGGTGGTGCAGGTGCGGAGCATGGCGGACGAGGCAGTGGAAGTCCAGTCCGCTGTATTCAGGGTCACTAGCGACCTGCCAGCCCGGCCTGTCGTTCGCCTCTCGCCCGGCTTTGGACCTCCCGGCACGGAGGTACGGGTAGAGGGCAAGGGCCTCCCGCCCGATGCCACAGTCGAGGTGGGATTCGGCAACCTCGACTCGCCGCCCACCATCGTCCGCTCGGTGCGGTCTGATGCCGAAGGTGGTTTCTCTCTCACCCTCCAGGTGCCCCAATCGGCTCGACCGGGGCAGGCGTGGGTGGCCATCGTCACCGCCACCGGCGACGTGGAGGCCGCTTCGCCCGACTTCCTGGTCACCCAGCCAGCGGGCGACACCACCATATACGTGGTCCAGGCAGGCGATACCCTGGGCAGCATTGCCCGTCGCTTCGGCATCACCGTGGCCAACATCCTGGAGGCTAACCCCGAGATCGGCGATCCCGACCGGATCAGCGTCGGACAGGCTCTGCGCCTGCCCCGAGCAGAAGCGGCCGGCGACGAACTGCTCCTGCCCGACCTGCAGCCCCTGCCGGCCGGCGAGCTGACCGTCGCGTCGGACCCCCAGAGCGGTACTCGCCAGATTCGCTACAGCACCACCATCGTCAATATCGGCCACGGCCCGCTGGCCCTCTTGGGCCAGTACAACCCCGCTGTGGGCCAGACGCAAGTGAGCCAGATCATCGAAACCGCAGACGGAGCTGCCGTCAGCAGGACGGCGGGGTACTTCGTCCATCATCCCGAGCATGGCCACTGGCACTACGAAGACTTCAACGTGGTGGAGCTCTGGTCCTACCGGGCCGACGGGTCGCTGCAGGATCTGGTGACCACGACGGGCAAGACCACCTTCTGCATATCCGACATGACTCGCATGGCGTCTCCGCCACCCGGCGCCTCGGCGGAGCCTCAGTTCACCGAATGCGGCCAGAGCCTGCAGGGAATCTCCGTCGGCTGGGAGGACACGTACGGGCCCGAGTTGCCCGGGCAGCACCTGGATATCACCGGCGTCCCTGACGGCCGATACGCCATCCGCATCGTCGTCAATCCCGACGGCCTTATCAGCGAGACCAATACAGCCAACAATGTCTCCGTCCGCCACATCGAAATCCAGGGGGACAGCATACGGCCAATCCCTGCCCCCTGA
- a CDS encoding aminopeptidase, with protein MKAYIMTDMEGVAGVISSPEYGSPEGRYYQIGRELTTLEVNAAIEGCLEAGATDILVVDGHGPGAIDIRLLHPAARLLAGRPVGYPFGCSEEFDVALNIGQHAKSNTDGGHLSHTGSFAVEELTINGVSLGELGKNMLFAAYFGVPTVTVTGDRAVCEEARALVPGIETAAVKEGLKRGPAAGLTAEENQLHNGAAIHLSLEAARSRVKEAARRGLERRGEIGRFWLEPPYEMVTTTRPANGRSGRTVVVRANDLLELLTKPS; from the coding sequence ATGAAGGCGTACATAATGACGGACATGGAAGGGGTGGCAGGGGTGATCAGCAGCCCGGAGTATGGCAGCCCTGAAGGGCGCTACTACCAGATCGGTCGGGAGTTGACCACTCTCGAGGTGAACGCCGCCATCGAGGGCTGTCTGGAGGCGGGCGCGACTGACATCCTGGTAGTGGACGGCCACGGGCCCGGTGCCATAGACATCCGGCTGCTTCATCCGGCCGCCCGCCTCCTCGCGGGAAGGCCTGTAGGGTACCCCTTTGGCTGCTCCGAGGAGTTCGACGTCGCCCTCAACATAGGCCAGCATGCTAAGTCCAACACCGACGGCGGCCACTTGAGCCATACCGGCTCCTTCGCGGTGGAGGAGCTGACCATCAACGGGGTGAGCCTGGGCGAGCTAGGCAAGAACATGCTCTTCGCCGCTTACTTCGGTGTGCCCACCGTCACAGTGACCGGCGACCGGGCAGTGTGTGAAGAGGCCCGAGCTCTGGTGCCCGGCATCGAAACAGCCGCGGTGAAGGAGGGGTTGAAGCGCGGTCCGGCCGCCGGCCTTACGGCGGAGGAGAACCAGCTTCACAACGGGGCCGCCATCCACCTGAGCCTGGAGGCTGCCCGCTCCAGGGTGAAGGAGGCAGCCCGACGGGGCCTGGAGCGACGGGGGGAGATAGGCCGGTTCTGGCTGGAGCCCCCTTACGAAATGGTGACCACTACCCGGCCGGCCAACGGGCGGTCGGGGCGGACCGTCGTGGTGCGTGCGAACGACCTGCTGGAGCTGCTGACCAAACCTAGTTGA
- a CDS encoding carbohydrate ABC transporter permease, which produces MAGDAFPSPRYGGDHRIAGMLSPRTVRGLPSVLVTYVFMILVAVTTVGPFVVMLSVSLTQNIRFITFPIDLIPDPITLENFQTLYSKTMALRWLGNSMFVATVSTLGGVITSTMAGYAFARGTFLGKTVLFTLFLGILMMPSTALIVPQFVVLSRLKLVNTYTALIGPWFASIFGTFLMRQQYLSIPRDYDDAATVDGAGLWQTYYKVLLPQLKPAMATLAVLRFMGNWNDFLYPLLVTSKADMRTLTVGLGTVARSGGDAGLDMAGAVTGFLPTFLIFLLGQKYIVQGITLTGLKG; this is translated from the coding sequence TTGGCAGGCGACGCTTTCCCTTCCCCACGCTATGGGGGAGATCACCGGATAGCCGGCATGCTGAGCCCGAGGACGGTGCGAGGGCTACCATCGGTGCTGGTCACGTACGTCTTCATGATACTGGTGGCGGTTACTACGGTGGGCCCGTTCGTGGTCATGCTCTCCGTATCGCTCACCCAGAACATCCGCTTCATTACCTTCCCCATAGACCTCATACCGGACCCAATTACGCTAGAGAACTTCCAGACGCTGTACAGCAAGACCATGGCCCTCCGCTGGCTGGGGAACAGTATGTTCGTGGCCACGGTGTCCACCCTGGGCGGAGTCATCACTTCCACCATGGCGGGCTACGCCTTCGCCCGAGGCACCTTCTTGGGCAAGACTGTCCTCTTCACCTTGTTCCTTGGCATCCTGATGATGCCGTCTACCGCCCTGATCGTTCCCCAGTTCGTGGTGCTCTCCCGTCTGAAGCTGGTAAACACCTACACCGCCCTGATCGGGCCCTGGTTCGCCTCCATCTTCGGTACCTTCCTGATGCGCCAGCAGTACCTCAGCATCCCCAGGGACTACGACGATGCGGCCACGGTGGACGGGGCTGGCCTCTGGCAGACGTACTACAAGGTGCTGCTGCCCCAGCTCAAGCCGGCTATGGCTACTCTGGCGGTGTTGCGCTTCATGGGCAACTGGAACGACTTCCTGTATCCGCTGCTGGTCACTTCCAAGGCCGACATGCGGACCCTCACTGTGGGCCTGGGCACGGTGGCCCGCTCGGGCGGAGACGCGGGGCTGGACATGGCCGGCGCCGTCACCGGCTTCCTGCCCACGTTCCTCATCTTCCTCCTAGGCCAGAAGTACATCGTCCAGGGCATCACCCTGACCGGCCTCAAAGGCTGA
- a CDS encoding sugar ABC transporter permease, giving the protein MRAGTTPAVGARTTQGHRTLRYLRHSVAWYPFILVNAVVFAVFNLVPWISMIEISLRDTDLLSRNEFVGLSNYVTLVQDQLLRRALTNTFAYLLMYVPAVLAVSLFVAILVNRKLVGVKLFRAAYFLPNVTSIAVLSLIFRRFLSPRADGPVNYLLGLLGIAPQPFLLSVTQALPSLAGIALWETFGYFMVIWLAGLQGIPSELYDAAYVDGASGWKLHRHVTIPMLRPTAAFIVVISTIGALQVFGSIYIMTGGGPVYATTTVVYHIYQQAFNFGRFGYSSTISIVLFLMILVITFIQGRYLRFGEEVY; this is encoded by the coding sequence ATGAGGGCAGGGACAACGCCGGCGGTCGGAGCTCGGACGACGCAGGGGCATCGGACGCTCAGGTACCTAAGGCACTCCGTTGCCTGGTACCCATTCATACTGGTGAACGCGGTCGTGTTCGCCGTGTTCAACCTGGTGCCTTGGATCTCGATGATCGAGATCAGCCTGCGCGACACCGACCTTCTGAGCAGGAACGAGTTCGTCGGATTGTCCAACTATGTCACGCTGGTGCAGGACCAGCTACTGCGGCGAGCGCTGACGAACACCTTCGCCTATCTGCTCATGTACGTGCCAGCCGTGCTGGCCGTCTCGCTATTCGTGGCTATCTTGGTCAACCGCAAGTTGGTCGGAGTCAAGCTCTTTCGAGCAGCGTACTTCCTGCCTAACGTGACCTCGATTGCTGTGCTTAGCCTGATCTTCCGCCGGTTCCTATCTCCCCGGGCGGACGGGCCCGTCAACTACTTGCTGGGCTTGCTGGGCATCGCGCCCCAGCCCTTTCTGCTCAGCGTCACCCAGGCCCTGCCTAGCCTGGCTGGCATCGCCCTCTGGGAGACCTTCGGCTACTTCATGGTCATCTGGTTAGCCGGCTTGCAGGGCATCCCGTCCGAGCTTTACGACGCCGCCTACGTGGACGGAGCCTCCGGCTGGAAGCTGCACCGGCACGTCACCATCCCCATGCTGAGGCCCACAGCAGCCTTCATCGTGGTCATCTCCACCATCGGCGCCCTGCAGGTGTTCGGCTCCATCTACATAATGACCGGCGGCGGGCCCGTCTACGCCACCACTACGGTCGTCTACCACATCTATCAGCAGGCGTTCAACTTCGGCAGGTTCGGCTACAGCTCCACCATATCCATAGTCCTCTTCCTGATGATTCTGGTCATCACTTTCATCCAGGGCCGGTACCTGCGGTTCGGCGAGGAAGTCTACTAG
- a CDS encoding extracellular solute-binding protein, giving the protein MKRLSRREVLRGLLVAGLGAAGSSGLAACAGATPAPAGPAPGAETVEATSVGGAAEIQATLEIWTYPRTENDADMVYKPMMEKFVEEYPGITPHIDVQPWGARREKLYAAAAAGEPPDIWFATTDTVPAYIEKDVILPLSDLLTPEDIADYTEAEIAAASFEGKLYMPLTDAEVNGFGYNGALLAELGYDPETTVIETWDDVYALAEKAKAKNWYVEHLSTMDWAEWLCTIHEAGGTVFSEDGTRSTIAEQPGVDALTRWVTEYQNGWVPLEYAVGNVEASEGLPDYWLSLEQVTARREDAACWRDTNSNPELQYVIGHPRRMNKDHDLISGLVSGQGWAITKASKNQEAALIWVKWMIRPENIGWYCSLAGTTPVGNKAKEAWQADPCVLEHVARFSPYLFSDRDTVTLWQESKVICAPHFQAAVLGQATVEEALAACEAELNQTLREKMG; this is encoded by the coding sequence ATGAAGCGCCTGAGTCGCCGAGAAGTCCTGAGAGGATTACTGGTCGCCGGCTTGGGGGCCGCGGGTTCTTCGGGCCTCGCGGCGTGTGCCGGGGCTACCCCCGCGCCTGCAGGGCCCGCCCCGGGGGCTGAGACTGTCGAGGCCACCTCGGTAGGGGGTGCTGCCGAGATCCAGGCCACCTTGGAGATCTGGACCTACCCCCGAACCGAGAACGACGCCGACATGGTCTACAAGCCCATGATGGAGAAGTTCGTGGAGGAGTACCCGGGGATAACGCCCCACATTGATGTGCAGCCCTGGGGAGCGCGCCGAGAGAAGCTCTACGCCGCTGCTGCCGCCGGGGAACCGCCGGATATCTGGTTTGCCACGACCGACACCGTGCCGGCCTACATCGAGAAGGACGTAATTCTGCCGCTGTCCGACCTGCTCACCCCTGAGGACATCGCCGACTACACCGAGGCGGAGATCGCCGCGGCCTCCTTCGAGGGCAAGCTCTACATGCCCCTCACCGATGCTGAGGTCAACGGCTTTGGCTACAACGGGGCCCTGCTGGCCGAGTTAGGCTACGATCCCGAGACCACCGTCATCGAGACATGGGACGACGTCTACGCCCTGGCGGAGAAGGCGAAAGCCAAGAACTGGTACGTCGAGCACCTGAGCACCATGGACTGGGCAGAGTGGCTCTGCACAATCCATGAGGCCGGCGGGACGGTCTTCTCCGAGGATGGTACCCGGTCCACCATCGCCGAGCAGCCCGGAGTGGATGCTCTCACCCGGTGGGTGACCGAGTACCAGAACGGGTGGGTGCCCCTGGAGTATGCCGTCGGCAACGTGGAGGCTTCCGAGGGCTTGCCGGACTACTGGCTCTCCCTGGAGCAGGTCACCGCACGGAGGGAGGACGCTGCCTGCTGGCGGGACACCAACTCGAACCCGGAGTTGCAGTACGTGATCGGGCACCCGCGGCGGATGAACAAGGATCACGACCTCATTTCCGGGCTGGTGTCTGGGCAGGGCTGGGCCATCACTAAGGCTTCCAAGAACCAGGAGGCCGCTCTGATCTGGGTCAAGTGGATGATTCGGCCGGAGAACATCGGGTGGTACTGCAGCCTGGCCGGAACCACCCCGGTGGGCAATAAGGCCAAGGAAGCCTGGCAGGCTGACCCGTGCGTGCTGGAGCACGTAGCCCGCTTCTCCCCCTATCTGTTCAGCGACCGCGACACCGTCACCCTGTGGCAGGAAAGCAAGGTGATCTGCGCCCCTCACTTCCAGGCTGCCGTTCTAGGACAGGCGACGGTAGAGGAGGCACTTGCTGCCTGCGAGGCGGAACTGAACCAGACTCTGCGGGAGAAGATGGGTTAG
- a CDS encoding dipeptidase codes for MPDWARYLEANRPRFLQDLSELLRIPSISALPEYAPDVQRAAEWVAGHLRSIGIEDAQVMPTGGHPIVFGSWLGAPGKPTALIYGHFDVQPVDPLDQWTSPPFEPTVRDGRLYARGASDNKGNFMAALVGVEALLQAEGRLPINVKFLLEGQEEVGSPQLHGFIPAHRDLLACDFALNADSGQWSETEPSLAMGVRGICLLEMTVRGPKSDLHSGGFGGAVQNPLHALAEIIAGLHAPDGSIAVEGFYDDVAVLTPEERNAISSVPYDEEEFKAQAGVEELWGEAGYTTLERLWVRPTLEVNGMWGGFQGQGFKTVLPAEAHAKVSCRLVPDQDPQRALAALVRHLQAHVPPGVQLELRPRPANTRPYSVPADHPANQAVRDVLVALYGREPYRTRAGGSVPVLGIMLEHLGIYSIGFGFALHDERAHAPNEFFRLSSFERGQEGWCRLLERLAQ; via the coding sequence ATGCCCGACTGGGCACGCTATCTGGAAGCCAACCGTCCGCGGTTCTTGCAGGACCTCTCTGAACTCCTGCGCATCCCCAGCATCTCCGCTCTGCCCGAGTACGCGCCCGACGTCCAGCGCGCCGCCGAGTGGGTGGCCGGCCACTTGCGCTCCATCGGCATAGAGGATGCTCAGGTCATGCCCACCGGTGGCCACCCCATCGTCTTCGGCTCCTGGCTAGGCGCCCCCGGCAAGCCCACTGCCCTCATCTACGGCCACTTCGACGTCCAGCCGGTGGACCCCCTGGACCAATGGACCAGTCCGCCCTTCGAGCCCACCGTCCGCGACGGCCGCCTCTACGCCCGCGGCGCCTCCGACAACAAGGGCAACTTCATGGCCGCCCTGGTGGGAGTAGAAGCGCTGCTGCAGGCCGAGGGAAGACTGCCCATCAACGTCAAGTTCCTGCTGGAAGGCCAAGAGGAGGTGGGCAGCCCGCAACTGCATGGGTTCATTCCGGCGCACCGTGACCTGCTAGCCTGCGACTTCGCCCTCAACGCCGACAGCGGCCAGTGGAGCGAGACCGAACCCTCGCTAGCCATGGGGGTGCGGGGCATCTGTCTGCTGGAGATGACGGTGCGCGGGCCCAAGAGCGACCTGCACTCGGGCGGCTTCGGCGGCGCCGTACAGAACCCGCTGCACGCCCTAGCCGAGATCATCGCCGGACTGCACGCACCGGACGGTAGCATCGCTGTGGAGGGCTTCTACGACGATGTGGCCGTGCTGACGCCCGAAGAGCGGAACGCCATCTCCTCCGTGCCCTACGACGAAGAGGAATTCAAGGCCCAGGCCGGGGTGGAGGAGCTCTGGGGCGAGGCGGGCTATACTACCCTCGAGCGCCTCTGGGTACGGCCGACCCTGGAGGTCAACGGCATGTGGGGCGGGTTCCAAGGCCAGGGCTTCAAGACCGTCCTGCCCGCCGAGGCCCACGCCAAGGTCAGCTGCCGCCTAGTACCCGACCAGGATCCGCAGCGGGCTCTGGCGGCGCTGGTGAGACACCTCCAGGCCCATGTGCCCCCCGGCGTGCAACTGGAGCTTCGTCCTCGGCCGGCCAACACTCGGCCCTACTCCGTGCCCGCCGACCACCCCGCCAACCAGGCGGTGCGCGACGTGCTGGTGGCGCTGTACGGCCGGGAGCCCTACCGCACCCGGGCGGGCGGCTCCGTGCCCGTGCTCGGGATCATGCTGGAGCACCTGGGCATCTACTCCATAGGGTTCGGGTTCGCTTTGCACGACGAGCGGGCCCACGCGCCCAATGAGTTCTTCCGGCTGTCCAGCTTCGAGCGGGGCCAGGAGGGATGGTGCCGGCTGCTGGAGCGGCTGGCGCAGTAG
- a CDS encoding MerR family transcriptional regulator produces the protein MVYTVKTVADLAGVTVRALHHYDRIGLLQPESVSPAGYRLYSDADLEQLQQILFFRELGFGLKDIQAILHSPRFDRREALLEHRKLLLEKKARLERLIHSVEQTIAAMDGAGAVSREEMFLPFDDEKMDEYRKEARARWGSVVDESYEGLAKLTREEQSALWAEAQAITLGMADLVGRDPADTEVQALVDRWYRLMNQNFWSCSVEAFRNLGEMYVQDGRFSQFYDRVKPGLAQFMRDAMRAYCDDTASRA, from the coding sequence ATGGTGTACACCGTCAAGACAGTGGCAGACCTGGCGGGCGTGACCGTCCGCGCCCTGCATCACTATGACCGCATCGGCCTGCTTCAGCCGGAGTCGGTGAGTCCAGCCGGCTATCGGCTCTACTCCGACGCCGACCTGGAGCAACTACAGCAGATACTGTTCTTCCGGGAGTTGGGCTTCGGCCTCAAAGACATCCAGGCCATCCTGCACAGCCCTCGCTTCGATCGGCGGGAGGCTCTCCTGGAGCACCGCAAGCTGCTGCTGGAGAAGAAGGCCCGGCTGGAGCGGCTGATCCACTCCGTGGAGCAGACCATTGCCGCGATGGATGGAGCAGGAGCGGTGTCCAGAGAAGAGATGTTCCTGCCGTTTGACGACGAGAAGATGGACGAGTACCGCAAGGAAGCCCGGGCCCGGTGGGGCAGCGTGGTAGATGAATCCTACGAGGGGCTGGCCAAGCTCACCAGGGAGGAGCAGTCCGCCCTCTGGGCCGAGGCCCAGGCTATCACCCTGGGAATGGCAGACCTCGTGGGCCGTGACCCGGCTGACACCGAGGTACAGGCCCTGGTGGATCGCTGGTACCGGCTGATGAACCAGAACTTCTGGTCCTGCTCGGTAGAAGCCTTCCGCAACCTGGGGGAGATGTACGTCCAGGATGGCCGCTTCTCCCAGTTCTATGACCGGGTGAAGCCCGGCCTGGCGCAATTCATGAGAGACGCCATGCGGGCATACTGCGACGATACGGCCTCCCGGGCCTAG
- a CDS encoding 6-phospho-beta-glucosidase has protein sequence MTPVKMVVFGGGSSYTPELVDGLIAQYEQFPVTELSLLDINEQRLEIVAGLSRRMLARAGLPVQVTTTTADRGEALEGAAYVNSVIRVGGMEARIRDERVPLRHGVLGQETTGPGGMMKALRTIPVVLSLAQDMERYCPDAWLINYTNPSGIMAEALGKHSRVRFVGLCSGPDGWIAAVLQLMGVEPERAAVDWLGLNHLGYVTRVWVDGRDVTERAVEAVADHWRLDPELIRTLGAIPCSYLAYYYHQPRLVEQAREPGHRTRGEVVREIEGELLRQYADPRLAEKPDLLRQRGGGGYSDMAYTAMLAIHHNRSTRQIVQVLNQGSLDGLPDDASVEVPCLVDSRGPRPLRMGVIPLPIRGLIQAVKAYESLTVQAAVEGSRRVALQALLAHPMVPSWEVAKALLEDLMEANREWIPWA, from the coding sequence ATGACACCGGTGAAGATGGTGGTATTCGGGGGCGGTAGCTCCTATACGCCCGAGCTGGTGGACGGGCTGATCGCGCAGTACGAGCAGTTCCCGGTGACGGAGCTGTCTCTGCTCGACATAAACGAGCAGCGCCTGGAGATTGTGGCCGGTCTGAGCCGGCGCATGCTGGCCAGGGCGGGGCTTCCGGTGCAGGTCACCACTACTACTGCCGACCGGGGGGAAGCTCTGGAGGGGGCAGCCTACGTCAACAGCGTGATCCGGGTGGGCGGCATGGAGGCGCGCATCCGGGACGAGCGCGTGCCCCTCAGGCACGGGGTGTTGGGTCAGGAGACCACCGGGCCCGGCGGGATGATGAAGGCGCTGCGGACCATCCCGGTGGTGCTGAGCCTGGCCCAGGACATGGAGCGGTACTGCCCCGACGCCTGGCTCATCAACTACACCAACCCCAGCGGCATCATGGCCGAGGCGCTGGGCAAGCACAGCCGAGTGCGGTTCGTGGGCTTGTGCTCCGGCCCCGACGGCTGGATCGCGGCGGTGCTGCAACTGATGGGGGTGGAGCCGGAGCGGGCAGCGGTGGACTGGCTGGGGCTCAACCACCTGGGCTACGTCACCCGGGTGTGGGTGGACGGGCGGGACGTCACCGAGCGAGCCGTGGAGGCAGTGGCTGACCACTGGCGGCTGGACCCGGAGCTGATCCGCACCCTGGGCGCGATACCTTGCAGCTACCTGGCCTACTACTACCATCAGCCGCGGCTGGTGGAGCAGGCCAGAGAGCCCGGGCACCGCACCCGCGGGGAGGTGGTGAGGGAGATCGAGGGCGAGCTGCTGCGCCAGTACGCCGACCCGCGCCTGGCGGAGAAGCCCGATCTGCTGCGGCAACGGGGCGGCGGCGGGTACTCGGACATGGCTTACACCGCCATGCTGGCCATCCACCACAACCGGAGCACGCGGCAGATCGTTCAGGTGCTCAACCAGGGGTCGCTGGACGGCCTGCCTGATGACGCTTCCGTGGAAGTGCCCTGCCTAGTGGATTCGCGCGGGCCGCGGCCGTTGAGGATGGGGGTGATACCTCTGCCCATCCGAGGGCTCATTCAGGCGGTGAAGGCTTACGAGAGCCTGACGGTACAGGCGGCCGTGGAGGGAAGCCGCCGGGTGGCGCTGCAGGCGCTCCTGGCACACCCCATGGTGCCTTCCTGGGAGGTGGCTAAGGCCCTGCTGGAGGACCTGATGGAAGCCAACCGGGAATGGATTCCCTGGGCGTGA
- a CDS encoding ATPase, producing MSARRSPVYVVGVDGGTSKTIALVADGAGRILGAGRSGNSNWSGPDVEKPMSVVVAAVREALQQAGVTGDRIAMAALCLAGADWPEDHTRREDYLRTTGIARDLVVKNDAFAGLRAGTRRPYGVVIAAGTGTNTAAIAPDGREWAFGYYATYGGGSDVGREAIEAMLRQDDGRGPETAITAPALEKLGYSSVEAMLRALVAHEVDRGRINSLCPLVFEAAYAGDAVAADIIEKQGRALAEYAVAIIRRFGMQDLEFDLVLSGGVFKGRGPLLVDTVAQVVHRVAPRARLVVLTVEPAVGAVLLAYDALGISVTEAMYAHLAQTCPGPELFDTSGAWPTLDDAARSGTLKQRR from the coding sequence TTGAGCGCCAGGCGCAGCCCCGTGTACGTGGTGGGAGTGGACGGGGGGACCAGCAAGACCATCGCCTTGGTGGCGGACGGCGCCGGCCGCATCTTGGGAGCAGGCCGGTCGGGCAACAGCAACTGGAGCGGCCCCGATGTAGAAAAGCCTATGTCGGTGGTGGTGGCTGCCGTGAGGGAGGCGCTCCAGCAGGCCGGCGTCACCGGCGATCGCATCGCCATGGCGGCCCTATGCCTCGCCGGTGCCGACTGGCCGGAGGATCACACTCGCCGGGAGGACTACCTCCGCACCACCGGCATCGCCCGCGACCTGGTGGTGAAGAACGACGCCTTCGCCGGGCTGCGGGCAGGCACCCGGCGCCCGTATGGGGTGGTGATCGCGGCGGGCACCGGCACCAACACCGCCGCCATTGCCCCCGATGGCCGCGAGTGGGCCTTCGGCTACTACGCTACCTACGGCGGGGGGTCGGACGTGGGGCGGGAGGCCATCGAGGCCATGCTGCGCCAGGACGATGGCCGGGGGCCGGAGACGGCCATCACCGCTCCGGCGCTGGAGAAGCTGGGCTACTCCAGTGTGGAGGCCATGTTGCGGGCCTTGGTCGCGCACGAGGTGGACCGGGGCCGGATCAATTCGCTTTGCCCGCTGGTCTTCGAGGCGGCCTACGCCGGCGACGCTGTGGCCGCGGACATCATCGAGAAGCAAGGTCGAGCTCTGGCCGAGTATGCCGTCGCCATAATCCGCCGGTTCGGCATGCAGGACCTGGAGTTCGACCTAGTGCTCTCGGGCGGGGTGTTCAAGGGGCGCGGCCCCCTGCTCGTGGACACCGTGGCTCAAGTGGTGCACCGGGTGGCGCCGCGAGCCCGCCTGGTGGTCCTGACGGTGGAACCGGCGGTAGGCGCGGTGCTGCTGGCCTATGACGCCCTGGGCATCAGTGTGACCGAGGCGATGTATGCCCATTTGGCCCAGACTTGTCCGGGGCCGGAGCTGTTCGATACCTCGGGTGCCTGGCCTACTCTCGACGACGCTGCCCGATCGGGCACCCTCAAGCAGAGGAGATGA